In Geotalea uraniireducens, the genomic window GAGCGGTGAGCAGCAGCCGGAGATCGCCCCAGCGGTAGGCGTACAGGCTGTTTTGCGGCACCGGCTCCCGGAGCCGCAGCAGATTGATATAACCGACCGGGCTGGTGCCGATCCGCCCCCGCGCCAGCTCCTCTGCCTCCGTCTCCTCTACCTGCCGCCCCCGCTCGAAGACGATCACCCGCTCGGCCATCAACCGCATCTCCACCAGCGAGTGGGAAATGAACAGGTAAGGGATGCCGAAGTTCTCGCAGACATTCTTGAGGTAAGGAATGATCTGGAAACGAAGGCTGTCGTCCAGGGCGGAAAGCGGCTCGTCCATCAGCAGCAGCCGGGGGTTCGAGAGAACCGCCCGCCCGATGGCGACCCGCTGTTTCTCGCCGCCGGAAAGATTGGTCACCCCCCGGTCGAGCAGATGGCCGATTTTCAACACCTCCACCAGCGCCGCGAAATCAACCCGCCGATATTCCGGGGCGCACCGTTTGAAGCCGTAAAGCAAGTTACTCCGGACGCTTAGATGGGGGAAAAGATGGGGGTGCTGGAACACCATGCCGATCCGCCGTCGTTCAGGGGGGATATTGAGTCGTTGCCGGCTGCTGAACAGCGGTTCGCCGTTGAAGACGATTTCGCCGCGATCGGGAGTGACCAGGCCGGTCAGCATACCGACCAGCGTCGACTTGCCACTGCCGGAGTCGCCGAAGATGCCGAACCGTTCGCCGGCGACGGCAAAATCCGCCTCTAGACTGAAGTCATCGTAGCGCTTGCTCACCTGCACCTGCAATTCCATCTAATCCCTCCTGCTCAGCCGCCGCCCGAGATACTCGTGGAAAAACAGCACCACGACGGAAAGCGATACCGACACCAGACAAAGCGCCAGGGCCATCCGCTCGCCGCCGGGCGAACTGGCATATTCGTAGATCGCCAGCGGGATGGTCTGGGTAACGCCGGGAATGTTGCCGGCGACGATGATCGTCGCCCCGAACTCGCCGAGGC contains:
- the modC gene encoding molybdenum ABC transporter ATP-binding protein, with amino-acid sequence MELQVQVSKRYDDFSLEADFAVAGERFGIFGDSGSGKSTLVGMLTGLVTPDRGEIVFNGEPLFSSRQRLNIPPERRRIGMVFQHPHLFPHLSVRSNLLYGFKRCAPEYRRVDFAALVEVLKIGHLLDRGVTNLSGGEKQRVAIGRAVLSNPRLLLMDEPLSALDDSLRFQIIPYLKNVCENFGIPYLFISHSLVEMRLMAERVIVFERGRQVEETEAEELARGRIGTSPVGYINLLRLREPVPQNSLYAYRWGDLRLLLTAPGGAGESMFELSSKDLILFKKHPEAISARNLLECTVSSLFTSGNKVGLELTSAGGVLVAEIAGDTAREMEIAIGSKVFAAIKASAFRPLG